A segment of the Streptomyces sp. NBC_01235 genome:
CCTGGCTGTCGGCGACGGCGATCGCGACACCAAGTGCTTCGGCGATGTTGCCGGCTGCCGTCATGACGCGGGCGGTGCCCACAATGGGGGCGATGGCGACCAGGACATCCTGCAGTTGTTCGGCGGACAGGCCGGCCTGACCGGCGGGGCCGATGTTGGCGGCGTAGGAGATCGGCGGAGCGTCCGAAGCGGCGAGGGCCGCGATGCGGGTGAGCATGAACATGTCCGGAGCCAGCCCGCACCGCTCGATCGAATCGACCGTCATCGCGGCGAGGGTGTCCAGTACCGGGGTTTCAGATGCTGTGGCCATGGTGAGAGTCTCCTGTTGGTGTCGTGACGAGGATCGACCGGCGGAAGAAAGCAAGGGCTCCGCATCTCGGTGCAGCGCCCGCTGCTCGACCGTATGTCGGTTTCCCGCGGACTGCCTGTCGAGGGGATCCTCGCGGGCGGGAGCCTCGTGAGCGGCAACGGGACGGAA
Coding sequences within it:
- a CDS encoding carboxymuconolactone decarboxylase, which produces MATASETPVLDTLAAMTVDSIERCGLAPDMFMLTRIAALAASDAPPISYAANIGPAGQAGLSAEQLQDVLVAIAPIVGTARVMTAAGNIAEALGVAIAVADSQGRGRA